In Streptomyces sp. DG2A-72, one genomic interval encodes:
- a CDS encoding dipeptidase has protein sequence MSSNPVAETVASLMPRARAELTELVAFKSVADFDQFPKSESEGAANWVADALRAEGFQDVALLDTPDGTQSVYGCLPGPEGAKTVLLYAHYDVQPPLDEAAWTTPPFELTERDGRWYGRGAADCKGGVIMHLLALRALRANGGIPVHVKVIAEGSEEMGTGGLERYAEEHPELLEADTVVIGDAGNFRVGLPTVTSTLRGMTLVRVRIDTLEGNLHSGQFGGAAPDALGALIRVLDSLRAEDGSTTVDGLADETSWDGLQYDEEQFRTDAKVLDGVELIGSGTVADRIWARPAVTVLGIDCPPVVGATPSVQASARALISLRVPPGVDAAEATKLLQAHLEAHTPWGARVHSEQVGQGQAFRADTSSPAYQAMADAMAVAYPGQDMQYAGQGGSIPLCNTLAALYPNAEILLIGLSEPEAQIHAVNESVSPQELERLSVTEALFLRNYAGN, from the coding sequence ATGTCGTCGAATCCGGTCGCCGAGACCGTCGCCTCGCTGATGCCCAGGGCGCGGGCGGAGCTCACCGAACTGGTGGCGTTCAAGTCGGTGGCGGACTTCGACCAGTTCCCGAAGAGCGAAAGCGAGGGCGCCGCGAACTGGGTCGCCGACGCGCTGCGTGCCGAGGGCTTCCAGGACGTGGCCCTGCTCGACACCCCCGACGGCACGCAGTCCGTGTACGGCTGCCTGCCCGGCCCCGAGGGCGCGAAGACGGTCCTGCTGTACGCCCACTACGACGTGCAGCCGCCGCTCGACGAGGCAGCGTGGACCACGCCGCCCTTCGAACTGACCGAGCGCGACGGCCGCTGGTACGGGCGCGGGGCCGCCGACTGCAAGGGCGGCGTGATCATGCACCTGCTCGCGCTGCGCGCGCTCAGGGCGAACGGCGGCATACCCGTCCACGTCAAGGTGATCGCCGAGGGTTCGGAGGAGATGGGTACGGGCGGACTGGAGCGGTACGCCGAGGAGCATCCGGAGCTCCTGGAGGCCGACACCGTCGTCATCGGCGACGCGGGCAACTTCCGCGTCGGCCTGCCGACGGTCACCTCCACCCTGCGCGGCATGACCCTCGTCCGCGTCCGCATCGACACGCTCGAAGGCAACCTGCACTCCGGCCAGTTCGGCGGCGCCGCGCCCGACGCGCTGGGCGCGCTGATCCGCGTACTGGACTCGCTGCGCGCGGAAGACGGTTCGACGACGGTCGACGGGCTCGCCGACGAAACGTCGTGGGACGGGCTGCAGTACGACGAGGAGCAGTTCCGCACGGATGCCAAGGTCCTGGACGGCGTGGAGCTGATCGGCTCCGGCACGGTCGCCGACCGCATCTGGGCGCGCCCGGCCGTCACGGTCCTCGGCATCGACTGCCCGCCGGTCGTCGGCGCCACCCCGTCCGTGCAGGCGAGCGCCCGCGCGCTGATCAGCCTGCGGGTGCCGCCGGGCGTGGACGCGGCCGAGGCGACCAAGCTGCTCCAGGCTCATCTGGAGGCCCACACGCCGTGGGGCGCCCGGGTGCACTCCGAGCAGGTCGGCCAAGGCCAGGCTTTCCGCGCCGACACGAGCAGCCCGGCGTACCAGGCGATGGCGGACGCGATGGCGGTGGCCTACCCGGGCCAGGACATGCAGTACGCCGGCCAGGGCGGCTCCATCCCTCTGTGCAACACCCTCGCCGCCCTCTACCCGAACGCCGAGATCCTGCTCATCGGCCTCAGCGAGCCGGAGGCCCAGATCCACGCGGTGAACGAGAGCGTGTCCCCGCAGGAGCTGGAGCGGCTGTCGGTGACGGAGGCACTGTTCCTGCGCAATTACGCGGGCAACTGA
- a CDS encoding geranylgeranyl reductase family protein produces the protein MSSENSSADDVRQVWDVVVVGAGPAGASAAYAAAVAGRRVLLLEKAELPRYKTCGGGIIGPSRDSLPPGFELPLRDRVHAVTFSSNGRFTRTRRSKQMLFGLINRSEFDQQLVEHAQKAGAELRTGVTVARVEQHGSAVPDRRTVAVVLQGGETLLARAVVGADGSASRIGAHVGVKLGQVDLGLEAEIPVPETVAEDWKGRVLLDWGPLPGSYGWVFPKGDTLTVGVISARGEGAATKRYLEDFVGRLGLAGFEPSISSGHLTRCRADDSPLSRGRVLVCGDAAGLLEPWTREGISFALRSGRLAGEWAVRIAEANDAVDTRRQALNYAFAIKAGLGVEMAVGKRLLTVFERRPGLFHAALTGFRPAWKAFTDITRGATSLGEIVRSHPMAQRALTALDRRPVGGEAGEVSS, from the coding sequence GTGAGCAGCGAGAACTCTTCGGCGGACGACGTGCGGCAGGTGTGGGACGTCGTCGTGGTGGGCGCGGGACCCGCGGGGGCCTCGGCCGCGTACGCGGCGGCGGTCGCGGGACGCCGCGTCCTGTTGCTGGAGAAGGCCGAACTGCCGCGCTACAAGACATGCGGCGGCGGGATCATCGGCCCCTCGCGCGACTCCCTGCCGCCCGGCTTCGAGCTGCCGCTGCGGGACCGGGTGCACGCGGTCACGTTCTCCAGCAACGGACGCTTCACGCGTACACGCCGCTCCAAGCAGATGCTGTTCGGCCTGATCAACCGCTCCGAGTTCGACCAGCAGCTCGTCGAGCACGCGCAGAAGGCGGGCGCCGAGCTGCGTACGGGCGTCACGGTGGCGCGGGTCGAGCAGCACGGGTCGGCGGTGCCGGACCGGCGCACGGTCGCCGTCGTCCTGCAGGGCGGCGAGACGCTGCTCGCGCGGGCGGTGGTGGGGGCCGACGGCAGCGCCAGCCGCATAGGGGCGCACGTCGGCGTGAAGCTCGGCCAGGTGGATCTGGGCCTGGAGGCGGAGATCCCGGTGCCGGAGACCGTCGCCGAGGACTGGAAGGGGCGGGTACTCCTCGACTGGGGGCCCCTGCCCGGCAGTTACGGGTGGGTGTTTCCCAAGGGGGACACGCTGACCGTCGGGGTCATCTCGGCGCGGGGTGAGGGCGCGGCGACGAAGCGGTACCTGGAGGACTTCGTCGGGCGGCTCGGGCTCGCCGGATTCGAACCGAGCATCTCCTCCGGCCACTTGACGCGCTGCCGCGCCGACGACTCGCCCCTGTCGCGCGGGCGGGTGCTGGTGTGCGGGGACGCGGCGGGGCTGCTGGAGCCGTGGACGCGCGAGGGCATCTCGTTCGCGCTGCGGTCGGGGCGGCTCGCGGGGGAGTGGGCGGTGCGGATCGCCGAGGCGAACGACGCGGTGGACACCCGGCGCCAGGCCCTGAACTACGCCTTCGCCATCAAGGCGGGGCTGGGCGTGGAGATGGCGGTCGGCAAGCGGCTGCTGACCGTGTTCGAGCGGCGCCCCGGTCTCTTCCACGCGGCGCTGACCGGCTTTCGGCCCGCCTGGAAGGCGTTCACGGACATCACGCGCGGGGCGACCTCGCTGGGCGAGATCGTCCGCTCGCATCCGATGGCCCAGCGCGCCCTGACCGCGCTGGACCGCCGGCCCGTCGGCGGCGAGGCCGGCGAGGTCAGCTCTTGA
- a CDS encoding MMPL family transporter: MAGAVLLLPAALGRWGPRVERPAAPAPAPASGFWHRAARAAMRRPFLAGAGVLTILLVAASPLLGLRFGLPDERTLPEGTSSRTASEIVHREFAAEPTDTVQVVLGKPADTRAYAAELSRLPGVFQVDAPEGTYREGVRTAPAGQDRLRAPDGSVRVAVVPTQQAMYGDVLAFVERVRDTPAPAPALVGGYPGEMTDFRSTLLDRLPLAIGIVLVATYVILFLMTGSVLLPAKATVLNLLSLSVMFGCLVWVFQEGHLSGLLGFTPTGSIEPSVPVLMFCVAYGLSMDYEVFLLARIKEEHDRTGDTEQAVGEGIRRSAPLVTAAAGILALSFLSYATGGVVFLKELGIGTALTILVDATLIRVVLLPVTTRLAGRANWWRRGGCAGCGCGRRRGRRTYFAGSMCDHPVRLTSQVARGV, from the coding sequence GTGGCCGGAGCCGTGCTCCTTCTGCCTGCCGCGCTCGGCCGCTGGGGCCCCCGCGTGGAGCGTCCCGCCGCACCCGCACCCGCACCCGCATCCGGCTTCTGGCACCGCGCGGCTCGCGCCGCCATGCGCCGCCCGTTCCTCGCCGGCGCCGGCGTGCTCACGATCCTGCTCGTCGCCGCCTCGCCCCTGCTCGGCCTGCGCTTCGGTCTCCCCGACGAGCGCACGCTCCCCGAGGGCACGTCCTCGCGCACCGCCTCCGAGATCGTGCACCGCGAGTTCGCCGCCGAACCCACGGACACCGTCCAGGTCGTCCTCGGCAAACCGGCCGACACGCGCGCGTACGCCGCCGAACTCTCCCGTCTCCCGGGCGTGTTCCAGGTCGACGCACCCGAAGGGACCTACCGCGAGGGAGTGCGCACCGCACCCGCCGGCCAGGACCGGCTGAGGGCACCCGACGGAAGCGTGCGCGTGGCCGTCGTACCCACCCAGCAGGCCATGTACGGCGACGTCCTCGCCTTCGTCGAACGCGTCAGGGACACCCCGGCCCCCGCTCCCGCCCTGGTCGGCGGCTACCCGGGCGAGATGACCGACTTCCGCTCCACGCTGCTCGACCGGCTCCCGCTCGCGATCGGGATCGTGCTGGTGGCGACGTACGTGATCCTCTTCCTGATGACCGGGAGCGTGCTGCTGCCCGCGAAAGCGACCGTGCTGAATCTGCTCAGCCTGTCGGTGATGTTCGGCTGTCTGGTGTGGGTCTTCCAGGAGGGGCATCTGTCCGGGCTCCTCGGCTTCACCCCGACGGGCTCGATCGAGCCGAGCGTCCCGGTGCTGATGTTCTGCGTGGCGTACGGGCTGTCCATGGACTACGAGGTGTTCCTGCTCGCGCGCATCAAGGAGGAACACGACCGCACCGGCGACACCGAGCAGGCCGTCGGCGAGGGCATCCGGCGCAGCGCACCGCTGGTCACCGCCGCGGCCGGGATCCTGGCGCTGTCGTTCCTGTCGTACGCCACCGGAGGCGTCGTGTTCCTCAAGGAGCTGGGCATCGGGACCGCCCTGACGATCCTCGTCGACGCCACCCTCATCCGGGTCGTGCTGCTGCCGGTGACCACGCGGCTGGCGGGGCGGGCGAATTGGTGGCGCCGAGGCGGCTGCGCCGGCTGCGGGTGCGGGAGGAGAAGAGGGAGGAGGACGTACTTCGCGGGGAGTATGTGTGATCACCCCGTCCGGCTGACGTCGCAGGTCGCCCGTGGCGTCTAG
- a CDS encoding NUDIX hydrolase, whose protein sequence is MIVWINGAFGAGKTTTARELIDLIPNSTLFDPEVIGGALTHLLPPKHLAEVGDYQDLPIWRRLVIDTAAAMLTELGGTLVVPMTLLRQDYRDEIFGGLAARRISVRHVLLAPAETILRERIAGREVPPELPDGEMRIRQWSYDHIEPYRAALASWLTADAHPVDTGALTPYETAVRIADAVSSGSVPVCDIVQTPEPTAETIAAGVLLFDEHDRVLLVDPTYKAGWEFPGGVVEPGEAPARAGMREVAEETGIRLDDVPRLLVVDWEPPAPPGFGGLRLLYDGGRLDSTEAHRLLLPGPELRDWRFVTEAEAADLLPPVRYERLRWALRARERGAALYLEAGIPTP, encoded by the coding sequence GTGATCGTTTGGATCAACGGTGCGTTCGGTGCGGGGAAGACCACCACCGCACGGGAACTGATCGACCTGATCCCGAACAGCACGCTCTTCGACCCCGAGGTCATCGGCGGAGCACTCACTCACCTGCTTCCGCCCAAACACCTCGCCGAGGTCGGTGACTACCAGGATCTGCCGATCTGGCGGCGGCTGGTGATCGACACGGCGGCCGCGATGCTCACCGAACTCGGCGGCACGCTGGTGGTCCCGATGACCCTGCTGCGCCAGGACTACCGCGACGAGATCTTCGGTGGGCTCGCCGCACGCCGGATCAGTGTCCGGCATGTGCTCCTCGCCCCGGCGGAAACGATCCTGCGCGAACGAATAGCCGGGCGGGAGGTGCCGCCCGAACTGCCCGACGGTGAGATGCGCATACGGCAGTGGTCGTACGACCACATAGAGCCGTACCGCGCCGCCCTCGCATCCTGGCTTACCGCCGACGCCCACCCCGTCGACACCGGCGCCCTCACGCCGTACGAGACCGCGGTCCGTATCGCCGACGCGGTCAGCAGTGGGAGCGTTCCGGTATGTGACATCGTACAAACCCCGGAACCCACCGCCGAGACGATCGCCGCAGGCGTCCTCCTCTTCGACGAACACGACCGGGTACTGCTCGTCGACCCCACCTACAAGGCAGGTTGGGAGTTTCCCGGCGGTGTCGTCGAACCCGGTGAGGCGCCCGCGCGCGCGGGCATGCGCGAGGTCGCCGAGGAGACCGGGATACGGCTCGACGACGTACCCCGCCTCCTCGTCGTGGACTGGGAACCTCCGGCCCCGCCCGGCTTCGGCGGCCTGCGCCTTCTCTACGACGGCGGTCGACTCGACTCCACCGAGGCCCACCGGCTGCTGCTGCCCGGCCCCGAACTGCGCGACTGGCGTTTCGTCACCGAAGCGGAGGCCGCCGATCTGCTCCCGCCCGTCCGCTACGAGCGGCTGCGGTGGGCGTTGCGGGCGCGGGAACGCGGGGCGGCACTGTATCTGGAGGCCGGGATTCCGACGCCGTGA
- a CDS encoding protein kinase family protein — protein MSPNERLATHGDIATSLALLSDLELAELVASGTSVTTGIGGRGAVTEVAGRRVFVKRVPVTDLELRPANVRSTANLFGLPTFCQYNIGGPGGGAWRELAAHAMTTNWVLTGRFAGFPLLHHWRVLPDAVQPLPKELADVERAVAFWGGAEQVRARIEALASASASLTLFLEYVPYTLHDWLTEQLATDDTACAFVESELEAVVAFLRDHELLHLDTHFGNILTDGHRLYLADYGLALSSRFRLTPEERDFYDRHRDYDRAYATGYLANWLVTTLRGCGGEERNAFMRACAEGAPPVGLPSVAASVVARHARTAVVMADFIGRLQSESRETPYPYEALRTALATGT, from the coding sequence ATGTCCCCCAACGAGCGCCTCGCCACCCACGGCGACATCGCGACCTCCCTCGCTCTCCTCAGCGACCTCGAACTCGCCGAGCTGGTGGCGTCGGGCACGTCCGTCACCACCGGCATCGGAGGGCGCGGCGCGGTCACGGAGGTCGCCGGTCGCCGTGTCTTCGTCAAGCGGGTGCCGGTCACGGACCTGGAGCTGCGTCCGGCCAACGTCCGCTCCACGGCGAACCTCTTCGGGCTGCCGACGTTCTGCCAGTACAACATCGGCGGCCCGGGCGGCGGGGCGTGGCGGGAGCTTGCCGCGCACGCCATGACGACGAACTGGGTGCTGACGGGCCGGTTCGCGGGGTTCCCACTCCTGCACCACTGGCGGGTGCTGCCCGATGCGGTTCAGCCGCTCCCGAAGGAACTGGCCGACGTGGAGCGGGCCGTCGCCTTCTGGGGAGGCGCCGAGCAGGTGCGGGCGCGGATCGAGGCGCTGGCGTCCGCTTCCGCGAGCCTGACGCTGTTCCTGGAGTACGTGCCATACACCCTGCACGACTGGCTCACCGAGCAACTGGCCACAGACGACACGGCCTGCGCCTTCGTGGAGAGCGAGCTGGAGGCCGTCGTCGCCTTCCTCCGGGACCACGAACTCCTGCACCTGGACACCCACTTCGGCAACATCCTCACGGACGGCCACCGCCTCTACCTCGCCGACTACGGCCTCGCCCTCTCCTCCCGCTTCCGACTCACCCCGGAGGAGAGGGACTTCTACGACCGGCACCGTGACTACGATCGCGCGTACGCCACCGGGTACCTCGCGAACTGGCTCGTCACCACCCTGCGCGGCTGCGGCGGCGAGGAGCGCAACGCCTTCATGCGTGCGTGTGCCGAGGGCGCGCCGCCGGTCGGGCTGCCGTCCGTCGCGGCGAGCGTGGTGGCCCGGCATGCCCGGACGGCCGTGGTGATGGCGGACTTCATCGGACGGCTCCAGTCCGAGAGCCGGGAGACGCCGTATCCGTACGAGGCGCTCCGCACTGCCCTCGCAACAGGCACGTGA
- a CDS encoding ROK family protein, with translation MHTDFVAALDIGGTKIAGALVDGHGSILVRAQRATPAQEDGDTVMEAVEEVLGELTASELWGRATALGIGSAGPVDASAGTVSPVNVPGWRDYPLVRRVRAAAGGLPVELIGDGVAITAAEHWQGAARGHDNALCMVVSTGVGGGLVLGGQLHPGPTGNAGHIGHISVDLDGDDCPCGSRGCVERIASGPNIARRALEGGWHPGPDGDTSAAAVAAAAREGDPVAVASFERAAQALAAGIAATATLVEIDIAVIGGGVGKAGDVLFTPLRKALSDYATLSFVQRLTVVPAQMGTDAGLVGAAAAALAKRPDAAAAGV, from the coding sequence ATGCACACCGACTTCGTGGCTGCGCTCGACATCGGCGGCACCAAGATCGCCGGGGCGCTGGTGGACGGCCACGGCAGCATCCTCGTGCGTGCACAGCGCGCGACTCCGGCACAGGAGGACGGCGACACCGTGATGGAGGCCGTCGAGGAGGTGCTCGGTGAACTGACCGCGTCCGAGCTGTGGGGACGGGCCACCGCGCTCGGCATCGGCAGCGCGGGCCCGGTGGACGCCTCCGCGGGCACGGTGAGCCCGGTGAACGTGCCCGGCTGGCGCGACTACCCGCTCGTACGGCGGGTGCGCGCCGCCGCCGGAGGGCTGCCCGTCGAGCTGATCGGCGACGGGGTGGCGATCACGGCAGCCGAGCACTGGCAGGGCGCAGCCCGCGGCCACGACAACGCGCTGTGCATGGTCGTCTCCACGGGTGTCGGCGGCGGCCTGGTCCTGGGCGGCCAGTTGCACCCCGGGCCGACCGGCAACGCGGGCCACATCGGGCACATCAGCGTGGATCTCGACGGCGACGACTGCCCGTGCGGTTCGCGCGGCTGCGTGGAGCGCATCGCGAGCGGCCCGAACATCGCGCGGCGCGCGCTCGAGGGCGGCTGGCATCCGGGCCCCGACGGTGACACCTCCGCCGCCGCGGTGGCCGCCGCCGCGCGCGAGGGCGACCCCGTCGCCGTGGCCTCCTTCGAACGCGCCGCCCAGGCCCTGGCCGCCGGCATCGCGGCCACCGCGACCCTCGTCGAGATCGACATCGCCGTCATCGGCGGGGGCGTCGGCAAGGCGGGCGATGTGCTCTTCACGCCGTTGCGCAAGGCGTTGAGCGACTACGCGACGCTGTCCTTCGTGCAGCGCCTGACCGTGGTGCCGGCACAGATGGGGACGGACGCGGGACTGGTGGGCGCTGCCGCCGCCGCGCTCGCCAAGCGACCGGACGCGGCCGCTGCGGGGGTGTGA
- a CDS encoding TetR/AcrR family transcriptional regulator, producing MRTAQGARARARIEVTAAIKDEARRQLAAEGAAKLSLRAVARELGMASSALYRYFPSRDDLLTALIIDAYNSMGQSAEAAHEKAADAGPAQRWVTVCEAVRAWALGHPHEYALIYGSPVPGYTAPDDTVPAASRVALVFIGIVRDAYQGLGLAKPPLPAELRPEAERMTADHAPDLPPETVNALVAAWAQLYGLIGFELFGHFNRVVEDRETFFRHAVAQLAHGVGLVYPQKGRATVRSAPREVR from the coding sequence ATGAGGACCGCACAAGGAGCCCGCGCCCGAGCCAGGATCGAGGTCACCGCCGCCATCAAGGACGAGGCGCGCAGACAGCTCGCGGCCGAAGGCGCCGCCAAGCTCTCGCTGCGCGCAGTGGCCCGCGAACTCGGCATGGCCTCCTCCGCGCTCTACCGCTACTTCCCGAGCCGCGACGACCTGCTCACCGCCCTCATCATCGACGCCTACAACTCCATGGGCCAGAGCGCGGAGGCGGCGCACGAGAAGGCCGCGGACGCCGGGCCCGCACAGCGCTGGGTCACGGTGTGCGAGGCGGTACGCGCGTGGGCGCTGGGGCATCCGCACGAGTACGCGCTGATCTACGGTTCGCCGGTCCCCGGCTACACCGCGCCCGACGACACCGTCCCCGCAGCCTCCCGGGTCGCCCTCGTCTTCATCGGGATCGTCCGCGACGCCTACCAGGGCCTCGGCCTCGCCAAGCCGCCGCTGCCCGCCGAACTGCGCCCCGAGGCCGAACGGATGACGGCCGACCACGCGCCCGACCTGCCGCCCGAGACGGTCAACGCACTCGTCGCGGCCTGGGCGCAGCTGTACGGGCTGATCGGCTTCGAGCTGTTCGGTCATTTCAACCGGGTCGTGGAGGACCGCGAGACGTTCTTCCGGCATGCGGTGGCTCAACTCGCCCATGGCGTGGGCCTGGTGTATCCGCAAAAGGGCAGGGCAACCGTGCGGAGCGCTCCGCGGGAAGTGCGGTGA
- a CDS encoding nitroreductase family deazaflavin-dependent oxidoreductase: MSTSTHVQKPGWFTINVFNRSVAWMTRRGLSVWGSRVLAVRGRKSGEWRTTPVNLLTVDGAQYLVAPRGHVQWTHNMRAAGGGELRLGKNVETFTATEVADDDKPPLLRAYIKRWKAEVGVFFKGVGPDSSDEELRRTAPDHPVFRITVKS, encoded by the coding sequence ATGTCCACGTCCACCCACGTCCAGAAGCCCGGCTGGTTCACCATCAACGTCTTCAACCGCTCCGTGGCCTGGATGACGCGCCGCGGGCTCAGCGTCTGGGGCTCCCGGGTCCTCGCCGTCCGTGGCCGCAAGAGCGGCGAGTGGCGCACGACACCGGTCAACCTGCTCACCGTGGACGGCGCGCAGTACCTCGTCGCACCCCGCGGCCACGTCCAGTGGACGCACAACATGCGGGCCGCGGGCGGCGGTGAGCTGCGGCTCGGCAAGAACGTGGAGACGTTCACCGCGACCGAGGTCGCCGACGACGACAAGCCCCCGCTGCTGCGCGCCTACATCAAGCGCTGGAAGGCCGAGGTCGGTGTGTTCTTCAAGGGCGTCGGCCCGGACTCGTCCGACGAGGAGCTGAGGCGCACCGCCCCCGACCACCCGGTGTTCCGGATCACGGTCAAGAGCTGA
- a CDS encoding sensor histidine kinase, whose product MDRLRVRGGGAPPWWRYGPPWAHRWDDEERGARWPWRSTAALTVFVLVGSGFAAEAQAGERAALDPFARALLVAACVQLLWRQRYPVAVVFGTATAAMGYFGAGYPYGPIFLAVALACFSAIVSGHRRAAWAAVGMLWIGHVLIAHWLYRWLPPSGDGPQPWGTEGVVAAWVVAIVALAELVKVRREQWARERAERAQAAKRRADEERLRIARELHDVLAHSISVINVQAGVGLALLDSDPEQARTALSTIKAASKEALGEVRQVLDTLRTPGAAPRAPAPGLDRLPELVEQAASAGLTVAVEGESPPLPPGADLAAFRIVQEALTNVVRHSGSRHARVHLDHEGGALRLRIDDDGPATGADAGGSGNGLAGMRERAAALGGTIEAGPRDDGGFRVLAVLPLNAKEDDR is encoded by the coding sequence ATGGACAGGCTTCGGGTACGCGGTGGAGGCGCGCCGCCGTGGTGGCGGTACGGGCCGCCGTGGGCGCACCGCTGGGACGACGAGGAGCGGGGCGCGCGGTGGCCCTGGCGTTCCACCGCGGCGCTCACCGTGTTCGTGCTGGTCGGCTCGGGCTTCGCGGCTGAGGCGCAGGCCGGCGAGCGTGCGGCGCTGGACCCCTTCGCGCGGGCGCTGCTGGTCGCGGCCTGCGTCCAGTTGCTGTGGCGGCAGCGGTATCCGGTCGCCGTGGTCTTCGGCACGGCGACGGCCGCGATGGGCTACTTCGGCGCCGGGTACCCGTACGGGCCGATCTTCCTCGCCGTGGCCCTGGCCTGCTTCAGCGCCATCGTCTCCGGGCATCGGCGGGCCGCGTGGGCGGCCGTGGGGATGCTGTGGATCGGGCATGTGCTGATCGCGCACTGGCTGTACCGCTGGCTGCCGCCGTCCGGGGACGGGCCTCAGCCCTGGGGGACGGAAGGCGTGGTCGCCGCCTGGGTGGTCGCCATCGTGGCGCTGGCCGAGCTGGTCAAGGTCCGGAGGGAGCAGTGGGCCCGGGAGCGGGCCGAGCGCGCCCAGGCGGCCAAGCGGCGTGCCGACGAGGAGCGGCTGCGGATCGCGCGTGAGCTGCACGACGTCCTCGCGCACAGCATCTCGGTCATCAATGTCCAGGCGGGCGTCGGTCTCGCGCTCCTCGACTCCGACCCCGAACAGGCGCGCACGGCGCTCAGCACGATCAAGGCCGCCAGCAAGGAGGCGCTCGGCGAGGTCCGCCAGGTCCTCGACACGCTCCGCACGCCGGGTGCCGCGCCGCGCGCGCCCGCACCCGGCCTCGACCGGCTGCCCGAACTGGTGGAGCAGGCGGCGAGCGCGGGCCTTACCGTCGCGGTCGAGGGCGAGTCCCCGCCGCTGCCGCCCGGCGCGGACCTCGCGGCGTTCCGTATCGTCCAGGAGGCCCTGACCAATGTCGTACGGCACTCGGGCTCGCGGCACGCGCGCGTGCACCTCGATCACGAGGGCGGGGCGCTACGGCTGCGGATCGACGACGACGGGCCCGCGACCGGCGCCGACGCGGGCGGCAGCGGCAATGGACTGGCCGGAATGCGGGAGCGGGCCGCGGCCCTCGGTGGCACGATCGAGGCGGGACCGCGCGACGACGGCGGATTCCGCGTGCTGGCGGTACTGCCGCTCAATGCCAAGGAGGACGACCGGTGA